The following are from one region of the Lynx canadensis isolate LIC74 chromosome D4, mLynCan4.pri.v2, whole genome shotgun sequence genome:
- the SET gene encoding protein SET isoform X1 has translation MSAPAAKVSKKELNSNHDGADETSEKEQQEAIEHIDEVQNEIDRLNEQASEEILKVEQKYNKLRQPFFQKRSELIAKIPNFWVTTFVNHPQVSALLGEEDEEALHYLTRVEVTEFEDIKSGYRIDFYFDENPYFENKVLSKEFHLNESGDPSSKSTEIKWKSGKDLTKRSSQTQNKASRKRQHEEPESFFTWFTDHSDAGADELGEVIKDDIWPNPLQYYLVPDMDDEEGEGEEDDDDDEEEEGLEDIDEEGDEDEGEEDEDDDEGEEGEEDEGEDD, from the exons ATGTCGGCGCCGGCGGCCAAAGTCAGTAAAAAGGAGCTCAACTCCAACCACGACGGGGCCGACGAGACCTCAG aaaaagaacagcaagaagCAATTGAACATATTGATGAAGTACAAAATGAAATAGACAG aCTTAATGAACAAGCCAGTGAGGAGATTTTGAAAGTAGAACAGAAATATAACAAACTCCGCCAACCATTTTTTCAGAAGAGGTCGGAATTGATCGCCAAAATCCCAAATTTTTGGGTAACAACATTTGTCAACCATCCACAAG TGTCTGCACTGCTTggggaggaggatgaagaggcTCTGCATTATTTGACAAGAGTTGAAGTGACAGAATTTGAAGATATTAAATCAGGTTACAGAATAGATTTT TATTTTGATGAAAACCCTTACTTCGAAAATAAAGTTCTCTCCAAAGAATTTCATCTGAATGAGAGTGGTGATCCATCTTCAAAGTCCACTGAAATCAAATGGAAATCTGGAAAG GATTTGACGAAACGTTCAAGTCAAACGCAGAATAAAGCCAGcaggaagagacagcatgaggaaCCAGAGAGCTTTTTCACCTGGTTTACTGACCATTCTGATGCGGGTGCAGATGAGTTAGGAGAGGTCATCAAAGACGATATTTGGCCCAATCCTTTACAGTACTACTTG gttCCTGATATGGATGatgaagagggggaaggagaagaagatgatgatgatgatgaagaagaagaaggattgGAAGATATTGATGAAGAAGGAGATGAGGATGAAGGTGAagaagatgaagatgatgatgagggggaggaaggagag GAGGATGAAGGAGAAGACGACTGA
- the SET gene encoding protein SET isoform X2, with translation MSAPAAKVSKKELNSNHDGADETSEKEQQEAIEHIDEVQNEIDRLNEQASEEILKVEQKYNKLRQPFFQKRSELIAKIPNFWVTTFVNHPQVSALLGEEDEEALHYLTRVEVTEFEDIKSGYRIDFYFDENPYFENKVLSKEFHLNESGDPSSKSTEIKWKSGKDLTKRSSQTQNKASRKRQHEEPESFFTWFTDHSDAGADELGEVIKDDIWPNPLQYYLVPDMDDEEGEGEEDDDDDEEEEGLEDIDEEGDEDEGG, from the exons ATGTCGGCGCCGGCGGCCAAAGTCAGTAAAAAGGAGCTCAACTCCAACCACGACGGGGCCGACGAGACCTCAG aaaaagaacagcaagaagCAATTGAACATATTGATGAAGTACAAAATGAAATAGACAG aCTTAATGAACAAGCCAGTGAGGAGATTTTGAAAGTAGAACAGAAATATAACAAACTCCGCCAACCATTTTTTCAGAAGAGGTCGGAATTGATCGCCAAAATCCCAAATTTTTGGGTAACAACATTTGTCAACCATCCACAAG TGTCTGCACTGCTTggggaggaggatgaagaggcTCTGCATTATTTGACAAGAGTTGAAGTGACAGAATTTGAAGATATTAAATCAGGTTACAGAATAGATTTT TATTTTGATGAAAACCCTTACTTCGAAAATAAAGTTCTCTCCAAAGAATTTCATCTGAATGAGAGTGGTGATCCATCTTCAAAGTCCACTGAAATCAAATGGAAATCTGGAAAG GATTTGACGAAACGTTCAAGTCAAACGCAGAATAAAGCCAGcaggaagagacagcatgaggaaCCAGAGAGCTTTTTCACCTGGTTTACTGACCATTCTGATGCGGGTGCAGATGAGTTAGGAGAGGTCATCAAAGACGATATTTGGCCCAATCCTTTACAGTACTACTTG gttCCTGATATGGATGatgaagagggggaaggagaagaagatgatgatgatgatgaagaagaagaaggattgGAAGATATTGATGAAGAAGGAGATGAGGATGAAG GAGGATGA